The Physeter macrocephalus isolate SW-GA chromosome 13, ASM283717v5, whole genome shotgun sequence genome window below encodes:
- the LACC1 gene encoding purine nucleoside phosphorylase LACC1 codes for MAEAVLIDLFGLKLNSQKNCHQTLLKTLNAVRYHHGAKAKFLCIMCCSNISCDHDNCELETSNGLSASLREFETVSNPSMAASLYTIKQKIDEKNLSSIKVIVPVHRKTLMKAFIGQLFTDVYNFEFEDLQMPLRGGRLKQPTEINIITAQELEAIQNEIETYLRSLPALKGELTIITSPLIPDIFIHGFTTRTGGISYIPTLSSFNLFSSSRRRDPKAVVQENLRRLGNAAGFNVKKFYRIKTDHANDVWIMGRKEPESYDGITTNQRGVTIAALGADCIPIVFADPVRKACGVAHSGWRGTLLGVAMATVNAMIAEYGCSLEDIIVVLGPSVGPCCFTLPRESAKAFHNLDPGCVRLFGSPNPYVDIRKATRILLEQGGILPQNIQDQNQDLNLCTSCHPDKFFSHVRDGLNFGTQIGFISIRE; via the exons ATGGCAGAAGCGGTGTTGATAGATCTCTTTGGTTTGAAATTAAACTCTCAGAAAAACTGTCATCAGACATTACTAAAGACATTGAATGCTGTCCGATACCACCATGGTGCCAAGGCCAAGTTCCTTTGCATAATGTGTTGCAGTAACATCAGCTGTGACCATGATAATTGTGAATTAGAAACAAGCAATGGATTATCTGCTTCCCTGAGAGAATTTGAGACTGTTAGCAATCCCAGCATGGCTGCTTCATTGTATACCATTAAAcaaaaaattgatgaaaaaaatttgagCAGCATTAAGGTAATTGTGCCTGTGCACCGGAAGACATTAATGAAGGCTTTTATTGGTCAACTCTTCACTGATGTTTACAATTTTGAGTTTGAAGATTTACAGATGCCTTTGAGGGGAGGTCGTTTGAAACAGCCTACTGAAATAAACATAATCACAGCTCAAGAACTAGAAGCAATccagaatgaaatagaaacatattTGAGAAGTTTGCCAGCACTGAAAGGAGAATTAACCATTATCACATCTCCTTTGATCCCAG atattttcataCATGGATTTACTACAAGAACAGGTGGAATATCTTACATACCAACTCTTAGCTCATTCAATCTCTTCAGTAGTTCCAGACGGAGAGATCCCAAGGCTGTTGTTCAAGAAAATCTGCGTAGGCTGGGGAATGCAGCAGGATTTAATGTGAAGAAATTTTACCGAATAAAG ACTGATCATGCCAATGATGTCTGGATTATGGGAAGGAAGGAGCCTGAATCTTACGATGGAATCACCACAAATCAAAGAGGAGTCACAATAGCGGCTCTTGGTGCTGACTGTATACCAATTGTTTTTGCCGATCCTGTCAGAAAAGCATGTGGGGTTGCTCACTCTG GTTGGAGAGGTACTTTGTTAGGTGTTGCTATGGCTACAGTGAATGCTATGATAGCAGAATACGGCTGTAGTTTGGAAGACATTATTGTTGTACTGGGGCCttcagtaggaccttgctgttttaCTCTTCCAAGGGAATCAGCAAAGGCATTTCATAATCTTGATCCCGGATGTGTACGGCTCTTTGGCTCACCAAATCCCTATGTTGACATCCGTAAAGCCACGAG GATTCTTCTAGAACAGGGAGGAATTCTACCACAGAATATTCAGGACCAGAACCAAGATCTCAACCTCTGTACCTCCTGTCATCCTGACAAGTTTTTCTCCCATGTCCGAGATGGCCTTAAC